A DNA window from Trichosurus vulpecula isolate mTriVul1 chromosome 2, mTriVul1.pri, whole genome shotgun sequence contains the following coding sequences:
- the LOC118836670 gene encoding LOW QUALITY PROTEIN: regulatory factor X-associated protein (The sequence of the model RefSeq protein was modified relative to this genomic sequence to represent the inferred CDS: substituted 2 bases at 2 genomic stop codons) — MRVNQPPLPTHYGSISRGRITTHAQCLEPAFSPQSLRKARSFLPPGFQTPASLIPASCCLGPRRRRKKGYSEPGSAPLGRCSGXRXPGSCRDTTRLLAWTGGRSTEAQERIEPAEAGGGAAAPPAAAPPAPPLTLLVMQPCGGPEEAPAGAILRPIPAPAASSTPIPGGGSAAGNLTPLCEVAGDAEDEAAEDEADLLDTSDPPGGGESTASLEELEDEETHSGGEGGRASAGAAGGGDEGSVSKTCIYEGCSETTSQVAKQRKPWMCKKHRNKMYKDKYKKKKSDQALSLAGTGAAAGGGSGGGSAGSVKLEESTDGSASTGKQRSGSIGDRPARPSLLEQVLNQKRLALLRSPEVVQFLQRQQQLLNQQVLEQRQQQQFPGASV; from the exons ATGCGGGTAAACcagccccccctccccactcactaCGGGTCAATAAGCCGAGGCCGCATTACCACACATGCGCAATGTCTCGAGCCTGCCTTCAGCCCTCAGTCCCTTAGAAAGGCTAGGAGCTTTCTTCCGCCAGGCTTTCAAACTCCCGCCTCACTAATACCCGCATCCTGCTGCCTGGGGCCGCGCAGGCGCAGGAAGAAAGGTTATTCTGAGCCGGGCTCAGCGCCTCTCGGGCGCTGCTCGGGCTGACGTTAGCCAGGCAGTTGCAGGGACACAACGCGTCTTCTGGCCTGGACCGGCGGCCGCAGCACGGAGGCACAGGAGCGCATCGAGCCGGCGGAGGCAGGCGGCGGCGCCGCCGCCCCCCCGGCCGCTGCTCCCCCGGCGCCACCGCTCACCCTACTGGTCATGCAGCCCTGCGGCGGGCCAGAGGAGGCGCCGGCGGGCGCCATCCTGCGGCCGATCCCCGCTCCGGCGGCCTCGTCGACCCCGATCCCGGGGGGCGGCAGCGCCGCCGGCAACCTCACGCCCCTGTGTGAAGTGGCAGGAGATGCCGAGGACGAGGCCGCCGAGGACGAGGCGGACCTGCTGGACACCTCCGACCCTCCGGGGGGTGGCGAGAGCACCGCCAGCCTGGAGGAACTGGAGGACGAGGAGACGCACTCGGGCGGCGAAGGCGGCCGGGCGTCCGCCGGGGCCGCGGGCGGGGGCGATGAGGGCAGCGTGAGCAAAACGTGCATCTACGAGGGCTGCAGCGAGACCACGAGCCAGGTGGCCAAGCAGCGCAAGCCGTGGATGTGCAAGAAGCACCGCAACAAGATGTACAAGGACAagtacaagaagaagaagagcGATCAGGCCTTGAGCTTGGCCGGCACCGGGGCCGCCGCCGGCGGAGGCTCAGGGGGCGGCAGCGCCGGCAGCGTCAAGCTCGAG GAAAGCACAGACGGCTCAGCATCCACTGGAAAACAAAGGAGTGGTTCTATTGGAGATCGTCCTGCAAGACCTTCTCTCTTAGAGCAAGTGTTAAATCAAAAACGGCTG gCACTATTAAGAAGTCCAGAAGTTGTACAGTTTCTGCAAAGACAGCAACAGCTACTAAATCAACAAGTTTTAGAGCAGAGACAACAACAACAGTTTCCTGGAGCATCAGTGTAA